One window of Myxococcales bacterium genomic DNA carries:
- a CDS encoding discoidin domain-containing protein has protein sequence MTGLARGLVERLLLRAAIERAQALPEMHAARARALGHAAVRRASAARALRAEEHDIAALRLAREAAELAIAALLAARGELPEELMAPPEPWARLAQLALPEPPTSLSRVREMFEPRDPIQLDSLTSSEARRARADASLVVDWLLEHAEPRTPRALRGARALRVVTLVGGLAGAVWFVLWAFVWPSNEAAYKPVAISSLQRGSAPSEAITDGERTKAVTTDRQEQPWVRVDLLNTVAIERVAVYAPDKSAVPLIVEISDDDAKFAEVAVRAEPISKGRWVAGLGKRRARYVRLRHPGAGALVFSEIEVWGKR, from the coding sequence ATGACGGGGCTGGCACGCGGTCTGGTTGAACGTCTGCTGCTGCGCGCGGCAATCGAGCGCGCGCAGGCTCTGCCCGAAATGCACGCAGCCAGAGCGCGTGCCCTCGGACACGCCGCCGTGAGGCGAGCTTCGGCGGCGCGGGCACTCCGCGCCGAAGAACACGACATCGCCGCCCTGCGTCTCGCGCGCGAGGCCGCGGAGCTTGCGATCGCCGCGCTCCTCGCGGCGAGGGGCGAACTACCCGAGGAACTCATGGCGCCACCCGAACCCTGGGCTCGCCTGGCTCAGCTCGCGCTGCCCGAGCCGCCCACCAGTTTGTCCCGCGTCAGGGAAATGTTCGAGCCCCGCGATCCAATCCAGCTCGACTCACTCACCAGCTCCGAGGCACGGCGCGCGCGCGCCGACGCGTCGCTGGTCGTCGATTGGTTGCTCGAGCACGCCGAGCCCCGAACGCCGCGGGCACTGCGCGGCGCCCGCGCGCTGCGCGTCGTCACCCTGGTGGGCGGCCTGGCGGGAGCAGTCTGGTTCGTGCTGTGGGCGTTCGTGTGGCCGTCCAACGAGGCCGCGTACAAACCCGTCGCAATCAGCAGCCTTCAGCGCGGGAGCGCTCCGTCGGAAGCGATCACGGATGGCGAACGCACCAAGGCCGTAACCACCGACCGTCAGGAGCAGCCGTGGGTGCGCGTGGACCTGTTGAACACGGTCGCCATCGAACGGGTCGCCGTGTATGCACCCGACAAGAGCGCCGTCCCGCTGATCGTCGAAATCAGCGACGACGACGCGAAGTTCGCCGAGGTCGCCGTGCGCGCCGAGCCGATCAGCAAGGGGCGCTGGGTGGCGGGCCTGGGCAAACGACGCGCGCGCTACGTCCGGCTACGGCACCCCGGCGCTGGCGCGCTCGTATTTTCCGAGATCGAAGTCTGGGGCAAACGCTGA
- a CDS encoding sugar kinase, with product MIVSRAPVRFSLGGGGTDLPSYYERFGGFVVSAAIDSYVYITASRRFYDDIRLAYSQTEIVPNVEAIQHRIFREALRMTGLGRAMELTSVADVPANSGLGSSSSFTVALLNALHAYKREFVSSRQLAEEACEIEMHRLGEPIGKQDQYIAAFGNVTALTLDKDGTVHVEPVPVKDEVLDELANNLVIMWSGIERAASSVLEEQGARVQKSDQATLDGMHRIKALGHEVYDLLVAGDTDRYGELLHEHWTNKRKLASKMTDSRIDEHYEAAREAGAIGGKLMGAGGGGFFMFYARPADKRRVYETMAKRGLRPLRFRFDLDGARIVANMHRS from the coding sequence GTGATCGTATCCCGCGCACCCGTTCGATTCTCGCTCGGCGGTGGAGGCACGGACCTGCCGAGCTACTACGAGCGATTCGGCGGTTTCGTGGTCAGCGCGGCCATCGACTCGTACGTGTACATCACGGCGAGCCGGCGCTTTTACGACGACATTCGCCTGGCCTACTCCCAGACCGAGATCGTGCCGAACGTCGAGGCGATCCAGCATCGGATCTTCCGCGAGGCCCTGCGCATGACGGGCCTCGGGCGAGCGATGGAGCTCACGAGCGTCGCCGATGTGCCCGCCAACAGCGGTCTCGGTTCTTCTTCGAGCTTCACCGTGGCGCTCTTGAACGCACTTCACGCGTACAAGCGCGAGTTCGTGTCGTCACGACAGCTGGCCGAAGAAGCCTGTGAGATCGAGATGCATCGCCTCGGCGAGCCCATCGGCAAGCAGGACCAGTACATCGCGGCGTTCGGCAACGTGACGGCCCTCACGCTGGACAAGGACGGCACGGTCCACGTCGAGCCCGTACCGGTGAAGGACGAGGTCCTGGACGAGCTCGCGAACAACCTGGTGATCATGTGGTCGGGCATCGAACGGGCGGCCAGCTCGGTGCTGGAAGAACAGGGGGCGCGCGTGCAAAAGAGCGATCAAGCCACGCTCGACGGCATGCACCGCATCAAGGCCCTCGGCCACGAGGTGTACGACCTCCTGGTCGCGGGGGACACCGATCGGTACGGCGAGCTGCTGCACGAGCACTGGACCAACAAACGCAAGCTCGCCAGCAAGATGACCGACAGCCGGATCGACGAGCACTACGAGGCTGCGCGTGAGGCCGGGGCCATCGGCGGCAAGCTGATGGGCGCGGGCGGCGGTGGGTTCTTCATGTTCTACGCGCGTCCCGCCGACAAACGACGAGTCTACGAGACGATGGCCAAACGCGGCCTCCGGCCGCTTCGCTTCAGGTTCGATCTAGATGGCGCACGCATCGTCGCAAACATGCATCGCTCGTGA
- a CDS encoding NTP transferase domain-containing protein has translation MNARRALAVKIRSANPRRSRAIARRADARRPQLKSRLRPPSLRSGGGRDNAERVQAVILAGGLATRMRPRTLTIPKSMLEVAGRPFVAWQLEALARTGFTRVLLCIAHLGEQIREYVSDGAAFGLDVEYSEDGPTLCGTAGAIRRALALLEPSFLVTYGDSYLPFDYAAPLRDLDQHPEALGTMSVFENRGRWDASNTRVEGQLVVSYDKRATSADVTFIDYGAIALRREVIAELPADEPAGLDQVQATLCRTGRLRAWVAHERFYEIGSESGLAELTERLRTP, from the coding sequence ATGAATGCCCGCCGCGCGCTCGCTGTAAAGATCAGAAGCGCGAACCCACGGCGATCGCGCGCGATCGCGCGCCGGGCGGACGCGCGGCGACCGCAGCTGAAATCGCGCCTCCGTCCGCCGAGCCTGCGCTCGGGCGGCGGTCGTGATAATGCCGAGCGCGTGCAGGCCGTGATCCTGGCGGGCGGGTTGGCGACGCGGATGCGACCGCGAACGCTGACCATCCCGAAATCGATGCTCGAGGTCGCCGGTCGCCCTTTCGTTGCCTGGCAGCTCGAGGCCCTCGCCCGAACGGGCTTCACCCGGGTGTTGCTCTGTATCGCGCACCTGGGCGAACAGATCCGCGAGTACGTCTCGGACGGGGCAGCGTTCGGGCTCGACGTCGAATACTCCGAGGACGGGCCGACGTTGTGTGGCACGGCTGGGGCCATTCGGCGCGCGCTTGCTCTGCTCGAGCCCAGCTTCCTGGTCACCTACGGTGATAGCTACTTGCCCTTCGACTACGCCGCGCCGCTGCGCGACCTCGACCAGCACCCCGAGGCCCTCGGCACGATGAGTGTGTTCGAGAACAGAGGCCGCTGGGACGCGAGCAACACCCGCGTCGAAGGGCAGCTGGTCGTGAGCTACGACAAACGGGCGACCTCCGCGGACGTCACGTTCATCGACTACGGAGCCATCGCTCTGCGCCGCGAGGTCATCGCCGAGCTACCAGCGGACGAGCCGGCCGGCCTCGACCAAGTGCAGGCCACGCTTTGTCGAACCGGCCGCTTGCGCGCCTGGGTCGCCCATGAAAGGTTCTACGAAATCGGCTCCGAATCCGGCCTCGCCGAGCTGACCGAGAGACTCAGGACCCCGTGA